A window of Schistocerca cancellata isolate TAMUIC-IGC-003103 chromosome 1, iqSchCanc2.1, whole genome shotgun sequence genomic DNA:
gtgcgacatcttgctttctcctctcaaaatcacgaaagctacaatactgttttctccatgcgggaactccaacatgccctctcttcttctcgctcctccgccccaggaccggatggtatccatgtccaaatgttgctgcatttatcaacccatagtctgcgttacctccttcgcctttataatcgaatttggaccgacagtacttttcccagacggtgGTGGGAAGCTGTTGtcattcccgttccgaaacctggaaaggacaaacatctcccctctagctatcgccccatttctctcacgagtagtgtctgtaaggttttggggcgtatggtgaattaccgtttagcttggtggctggaatcccgcagtcttttaacaccagcccaatgcggattccggaagcatcgttctgcagttgaccatcttgttgctctctccacttatatcatgaacaattttctccggaaacgccaaacggtagcaatatttttcgatctggagagagcatacgatacctgttggaggacaggcatcctccgcacactgttctcttggggctttcgaggccggctgcccgttttccttcgcgaatttatggcagagcgcacttttagggtgcgggtgaacactactctctcccggactttctcccaagaaaacggggtaccccagggatccatgctgagtgttgtactgtttgccatcgccataaatccaattatggattgtctccttcctgatgtctcgggctccctctttgtggacgattttgcgatctactacagctctcaacagaccagccttcttgaacgacgtcttcaaggatgtctcgatcgcctccactcatggagcatcgaaaccagcttccgtttctcacccagtaagaccgtttgtgtcaatttttggcgacgtaaggagtttcttccgccctccttacatctaggtcctgtcaaccttccgttttcagacgtcgctaaattcttgggtcttatgtttgacagaaaactgtgctggtcctcccacgtttcctatctttcggctcgcagtctgcgatcgcttaacaccctccgtgtcctgaatggtacctcctggggagcggaccgagtggtcctcctccgcctctatcgcgccttagtgcgctcaaaattggattatggaagcatagtctactcctctgctcggccgtctattcttaggcatctcgactctatccaccaccgtggattacgtttagtttctggagctttttacactagccctgtggaaagcctttatgctgagactgctgaacctccgctgtccaatcggcgggcagtactcctgagtcgttatgctagccatctgtcttccatgcctgctaatccagcccatgacattttttttgacgcctcctttgatgtagggtatgcaggccgctcctcctccctactacccccgggagtccgcttccgtcaactgctccattctctttccttccgctttcccaaaaccttcttgacaacttggggtacagcaccgccttggctccatccctggatctgcctgctccctgacctttgtcaatttcccaaggatggtacccctacacttgtttatcgtcgggcatttgctgctctatgtgcacaaatgacggacgccacatttatttacacagacggctcgaaaacatcgttaggtgtagggagtgcctatattgttggctacaccccaaatcgctttcggcttcccgaccagtgttcggtttatactgtggagctttacgctgttctccaggctgtccactacatccgctgccatcagcggatacagtacgttatctgctgagattctctcagctctctcctcagtctccaagctctttaccctgtgcaccctctggtccaccggggggcgtctcggtggcgttcctctggctcccgggacacgctggtatctgtgggaatgaggcggccgatatagcggccaaggctgcagtctctcttcctcggccagctattcagtcgcttcccttcaccgatctacagaGCGGTTTATGTTGCAAAGTTGCTcgtttatggcatgcgcattggtcaacactttcccgtaataaattgcgggaagtgaaagcccttccttgcgcttggacctcttcctcccgaacgcgtcgtcgggaggaggtaattttaactagactgtgGATAGGGcagtgtctttttagccatcgacatcttttaagcggcgatcctcccacactctgtccccactgctttcagctgtggacggtaagacaccttttaattgaatgcccctcttttaatccgttacgctcccgtctacagctatcgcctgatctatcgtcaattttagcagatgacacgcgctcagccgaccgcgttctccagtttattagtgacagtgaaatgacgtcagtcatttgaagctttttttggggacaaccaccccctttctgtagtggatttttaagcatttcttctctttttagtttctccaattttatgactttgttcccattgctgctggttttcaatttcggttttttactgtcttaagtcacgggctgggcgctaatgaccatagaagttttgtgccctaaaaccaaaaacaaaaaaaaaacaaaaaaacaaaaagagcactgaaagacctgagttgaaacaaggccccgggagtagacaacattccgctggaactactgacggccttgggagagccagttgtgacaaaactctaccatctggtgagaaagatgtatgagacaggcgaaataccctcagacttcaagaagaatttaataattccaatcccaaagaaaacaggtgttcaccgatgtgaaaattaccgaactatcagtttaagaagtcaccgCTGCaagatactaatgcaaattctttacagacgaatggaaaaactggtagaagccgacctcggcgaagatcagtatggattccgcagaaatgttggaacaagtgaggaagtactggccctacgacttaccttagaaaatagattaaggaaaggcaaacctacattcctagcatttgtagacttagagaaagcttttgacaatgttgactggaatactctctttcaaattctaaaggtggcaggggtaaaatacagggagcaaaaggctatttacaatttgtacagaaaccagatggcagttataagagtagaggggcatgaaagggaagcagtggttgggaagggagtgagacagggttgtagcctgtccccaatgttattcaatctttatattgagcaagcagtaaaggaaaaaaagaaaaatttggagtaggtatttaagtccatggagaagaaataaaaactttgaggttcgccgatgacattgtaattctgtcagagacagcaaaggacttggaagagcagttgaacggaatggatagtgtcttgaatggaggatataagataaacattaacaaaaacaaaacaaggataatggaatgtagtcgaattaagtcggatgatgccgagggaattagattaggaaatgagacacttaaggtagtaaatgagttttgctatttggggagcaaaataactgatgatggtcgaagtagagaggatataaaatgtcgactggcaatggcaaggaaaatgtttctgaagaagagaaatttaacaccgagtatacatttaagtgtcaggaagtcatttctgaaagtatttatatggagtgtagccatgtatggatgtgaaacttggacgataaatagtttggacaagaagagaatagaagctttcgaaatgtggtgctacagaagaatgaagaagattacatgggtagatcacatactgaatgaggaggtattgaatagaattggggagaagaggagtttgtggcacaacttgacaagaaaaagggaccggttggtagaacatgttctgaggcatcaagggatcacaaatttaacattggagggcagcgtggagagtaaaaatcgtagagggagaccaagagatgaatacactaaacagattcagaaggatgtaggttgcagtaggtactgggagatgaagcagcttgcacaggatagagtagcatggagagctgcatcaaaccagtctcaggactgaagacaacaacaacaacaacaacaacaacaaccaccctcAGTCTCCATGGTCTTTGGTGATAGCAGAGGGTAACAGCAGGTTTGGCCTATGCCAGCAACCACCTCCTTGTTTCACAGAGCTTTAATTGACATAACAGCTGACAGCTGTCATGGCAGTGTTATGGCACATGGAAAATGTCAAttaacaagtaattttaatcagctaTCATTAATGTGATCTCAGATGTTTTACACGCAGTGTAAATAACTAAGACAACCATTATTTTAGATAAAAATTTTGGGGTTAAAACTAATAATTGGTAATACATAAACAATTAGCATATGGTTAATAAATACAGTTTGTGAAATATGCAGTACTTTCAAAGAACAAATATTTGTTAACCTTCAATTTTGTGCCTATAAAGTCAGTGTTTGCTGTATCGATTAAAAATAATCCTGTGTTTTTTTTCTGCGTTTGAAACTAAGAGAAGCAACTTTTTCAGGCAGAGTTGCTGAGTGGTAAAAATGATCCAGAACAACTGTTGAGTTTAGAAGGATTTGTAAAATCtgtaccatcatcagtgatttccaGTCTTGAGATTGGAGGTCTAAAGCAGGAAATGCTGTTTAATTTAATAACTAATATTGTTACTGCAGCTCATGTTCAGGATGTGACTGATCTTCCTGTGTCAACTCGgatgcaaattttgacagtattacaGAAAATAAGACCTTACTTGGGTAAGTAGCACCAGTCACTAAGATGTAATCAGCAGAACTTGTATACTGGTTTAAACATCTTTCTAGTAACTAAACAAAGTATTTGTTTCTTAGCTGAGAGAAGCATTCTGGAAAGCATATATAAGAGTGGAAATCCAGGTCATTTTTTCAAATTTATATCACCAAAGGAATTATTGGAGATACAAAAGAAGCTGAGAGGCACCCTATCAGATGTTTCTTTTGAGCACTTTGCACAGGACTTCAGTGGACTGCCACAAAATACAGTAAGTTTTATGATAAATTAGCTTTATTCTAGATTCATTCATTGATCTTAAAATTTATGTGATCATGCATCAGCTTTCAGTTCTCCTGGGGAGCATCAGATCTAAGATATTAGAGAGAAATGATTCTTGGACATTTAATTCATTaactgaattaaatcagttgatcctTGGAATGACCTGCAATGATGTTGCTGTTATTGATACTCTTGATATACTTCAGGTACTTCAACTGTACAACAAATATGTCAGACTTGCAAGAATGGTAAGTTCTCGAAGAGTAAGGAGTCCTTGGAGTGCTATAATAGTTTTGTAAAGTATAACCATAAAAATGTGCTAAAACTATTCTGTTGCATCAGTAGTTACTCCCCACTATTAATGCTCCCAACTGTGATTGTGTTCCCaactgtgattaatgttcaaacttaaATAATTTTTATCTATTAGTCTAACACTGTTAAGAGCATTGTAGTAACAAGTTTCTTTTTTTCTACAAGCTGAAATTGTCTGGATTGGGATCTATTCACATGTCTCAAATTCTAGAGATTTTTTTGTTTGCAGGCAATGCAGTTACTTAGTTCTCTTACTTATCAGAACTACTATTatgcatttttttgttatttcagtaaCAGATATGGTGTGTATGATTATTTCTCCATTACATCATTAGCACAATCTGTGTTAAATATGAAAAATGATGTCAGTAGTAAGTCTGAGATTTAAGACTCTGCTTTGCATCTGCTACTGGGATTATGTAGCTTTACTATGGAGTtgcaaataatggaaacaaagtgaaTCAGTGAACTGAGGAGTAACACTTGTCTTTCAGATGAAGTTATAAGTGATGCTTTAAGAGTTAATTAAGCTGCTAAAGAATAAATTTCTTGTAATTGCAAAAGTGTGTACATTATTCCCAAGGATGTTTTAATTTGAGGAATCTGTGCACTGGTATGTCTCATAAGATGTGGCTGTTAATTTGTGGGAGTTAGTGTAATTTACTAAGTTTCTAATAGGAGAAACATACTGAGGTGTAAATTCAAGGGTTCTCTTGATACTGTGTTGTATCTCCCTGGGCTTGGAGAAGTGCATCAGCTCAGTGTGGCATGGACTTAGTCACTAGAAAtccctgcagatatattgagctatgctgcctctgtagccatccataactgtgaaagtgctgCAAATGCTGTTGCTCTTGGTCACTAAGTGAAATCTGTCAGCCACTGttatccatggtgagagataatgcctgaaatttagtattctcagcacactcttgagactgtgagtgccagaatattgaattctctaacaatttttgaaatggagtctcccatgtgtctagctccatctaccaatttgcattcacagtctgttaattccctttgtgTGGCCATAATTActttggaaatcttttcacacaaatcacctgagcACTAATGACTGCTCTGCCATTGCACAACCCTCTTTGTACCTTGTTTCCATGATATTACCAccatctgtgtacgtgcatatcACTATACCGTGACTTGGTACATGAGTGTAGGCTGGAAGTAGGAATGAACGTTACAATTGCAATTCAGTAGCAAATTTTCCAAAGTGTACATAAAGGTGGGAATAGTAGTTAGTTATTGTAATGCCTCTTAAGATATCCTGTTTCTTGTACAACTGATGAACAAATAGATGGTTGCAATGCTTCAAATAAGAGAAATGACACCCTAGATTTCTGTTAAGGCAGAAGAATTTTCAGTCAGGAATGTACAATCTTTGGCATAAATCCTGTCACCAGTCAGAAGTTTGTCGGAAATGTTCACTTAAGGCAATAACAAAACTGACAGCTCTTCAGAACCCTAAGTCTACCAATATGAGcaaactggcaacactgtaagaagtAATAGTTCCTACAGGAAAGTTGTCTTTTGCTATACCTTTATGTAGACTAGTGGTAAAAGTTCTACAGTCCAAATGTAGAATTCAAAGGTCATGCCCACTCATTCCTTTATTTTCTAAATCCCACTTTAGCAGATAAAGTCCACCAACCTGATTTTTGTAGTCTTTCTCCATCACCTCTTCAGTTGCCTGTCAGTCTGTAGTCGTGGAGTTGAAAATATTATCCTCGGGCTTCTGTTTATACAATATTCAGATTTTCAACTTCATAAGATTTAGTGGATAAATCAGGTGGGTACTAACAAACAAAAGGATCCAGTGGCAGAATACATGACTTACTAAAACACTGTGCAACAATCAGTGGTAGCTCTAACAAATCACTAAACAAAATATTTAGGTGTTGTATAAGTCACTGTTCATATTTACTCTATACACTGCAAAACTGCTGCTGTCTTTCAGATAAAAATGCACTGCAATAATTCACTTGATCCAGTCCTTAATGAAATTCAGTCCACTCAATGATAGCTCATTCCAATGACAATCATGTTACTCACTTCCTACCAACGCCAACACAATTTAGTCAAAATATCCATTAACACGAACTACagaaattgcttcaatgtcttcaggTACTGCCATTGCTTTCACGGTCATCAGTACAAGCATTTTTGCTAATGAAATGCACTGTTATGTGacaaatgtgaaagtaaaaatttttaattcCTAATGCAGGCATTACTAAATGTGTGGAAGTGTCACCATATACCAGCATAAACATTTAAACACTGTTACCCTCTGTGGGTCCGAgggctagaataggcccgaggtattcctgcctgttgtacgaGGTGACTAAAATGAGTTTCACACGTTTcagcctttgtgatggtcccctgtagggtttgacctccattcttcgcAACTGTCATTACAAATAACATTGTAGAGCAGAGCCTCCCCTTGGTAACATAAatacctcaccaccaccaccaccaccaccaccaccaccaccactagcttTTGGCACATGATCAATAGGATCAATGATATTAATGCTGTTCACACTGTAGTTATGGTATGgtaactatgtgtgtgtgtgtgtgtgtgtgtgtgtgtgtgtgtgtgtgtgtgtgctgctaaCACAAATCCAGTACAGGATGGGAGCTGCCCTAAACTTATGCATTGCATGGTTCTGTAGGCCTATCATACCAGCAGGCCAGGTTCAGCATTCAGCACACCTATACAATATCAGATATAACAGTCCACCTGAGGAGACAGTGTAAGCTGTTCAGAGGGATGAGAACTCACCAATATAGTATGTGAATGGATCAAAATACACACGTTGTTGTCAGACATTTCCTAAAGCAGAGCTACCAATAGGACATGCCTCTCTAGCCAGTGGGAGGCAAAACCACTGCATCGTGCTTTCTCCAACCATGAGTCTGCTGTTGGTTTATGCAGCCTCTTCTCTGGATTATGTAGCTGCCAGtcatcgaagaagaagaagaagaagaagaagaagaagaagaagaagaaatgacttGTATTCTTAGTAATATTGTTTTATTGTCTAATGATGTCACATGGTTCCTTGGTTTGCATCATGGCGAATTAATAGTTTCCCAGCCTAACAGAGGGTGGCCCCTACAAATTGGTGTACAGAAGTGCTCCAGCCCAGTATCAGTAAGAGTTGGATGCCTTCCAATACTCTGGCACACCAGTATCAGCAGCAGTCACAGAGAGTAGTCAGAGAAGCCTTTAATATAAATTCTCAAAGGAAAAATTGTATTGTTTCCTATGTCCAGATTAGGACTTGCACTTTGAAGTGACCTTGTATAGACAGACAGAGGATTTAACACAGTTCATCATCAATAGTATCTTGTTCAGATGTTTGAAACTTAGTGGAACATAGTGCTCAGTGTTATAGATCTGTCCCAGCAACATCTACTACTCATAGAAAATACCATCACACAACAGATGATTGTTCAGTGGGACAGTggttaattgttttatttttgcaaCTGTGGGTATAGAGTTATTCTTGTAAGTAAAAGTAGTTTGATTCATACAGCACATATTGCACAAATAGGGGCAGTATCACTGTTAAGATAATGGACACTCTTACAGTGTGTGTTTCTAAATTACTGAATGAGAATGAACAGCAAAAAATACTAAATGAATTGCTAACTTGCAAAGTGCATTCATTATTGGCAGAACATCTGCCTCAGTCAGGTCTGTGAGAAACTAAAACAGTAATAAGTGCTCCTTTGTCACTCACTGATCCTCTAGCCATAAATTTGATAAGTCTTTTCTCCAGGCAAACAGAGGATGATGTTGTGTTTATAGATTATGTATTAGCTACAACTGTGTAAAGTAGCTGGTCAGATGAAATGTGATTGCAGATGGGAAAGTTACATATTGCAAGTGAGGAAAAAACCTATATCTCATATCAAGAAGTGCTTCAACAAAGTATCCACGCACAGTGTGTTAGCAGAGTGTTTGCATTGggagtataaaaaacaaaacagtaaataatttttagGGAGAATCTCAGTAGTTTAACACAAGACAAATGAAATGGTGGAGTCATTTTCCTACAGAATACACAAAATTACTGCACAAATATATGAGCTGATGCACAAACCAGATGCAGATAGGGTTCCTCAAAGAAGCAGAGTGTAGACTGTTGGATCTGTTTCTCAGAGGGACCCCACCCAGATTCTTTCATGATAGGTATAAATGGGAAACCTTGAGGATTTAGCCATAGTGTTTCATGttgctacacatttaaatgaagcagaaaacacaaCTAGGACAATCACTGAACAGAAAATACTAAATACTCAGATCTGGTAAAGAATgttactgttgtggttggcaggggCATTTGAAGGTGCAGACACCAATTATGATGATATAATTGCCAACAACAGGGCATAAGGCTCAAGACTGAATCCAGGAAACATGATcagcacaattttaaaaaaaagcagttaaaCACCAGTGGAAATGTTCATTCCATCTGGAAGTG
This region includes:
- the LOC126107947 gene encoding uncharacterized protein LOC126107947; this translates as MEHSGFDLHGGGGGGGGGGGGGGGSGIIIMLVAELLSGKNDPEQLLSLEGFVKSVPSSVISSLEIGGLKQEMLFNLITNIVTAAHVQDVTDLPVSTRMQILTVLQKIRPYLAERSILESIYKSGNPGHFFKFISPKELLEIQKKLRGTLSDVSFEHFAQDFSGLPQNTLSVLLGSIRSKILERNDSWTFNSLTELNQLILGMTCNDVAVIDTLDILQVLQLYNKYVRLARMEYPKDLQYCWLKVLPDYFLMKGKVRGHSATADFTEEVEMADIYAIGGFVLGGLSPMIISQAPDRFHILKAIGELSPMELLQSMNNENPTDHAALFVEKHNTKTVEQ